The genomic window GAGAACCCCGCCGTCGCCGTCGCAAGCCCGTGACGGAGACCGCCGAGGCCGTAGCTGAAGAGCAAACGGATCAGGCGTCTACGAGCGTTGTAGAGTCAGAAGCCGAATCGTCGGTAGAGCCCGTAGAAGCCATAGAAGCCGTAACAGAGGTCGAGGCAGTGGCTGAAACAGCATCTGTAGTCGATGAATCAGCGGTCGATGCAAGTCTCAACGACGCCGAAGCTAGCAATTCAGTTGCTGCCGCTGATGAAGCCCTGACAGGTGAAGCGGCAACCGCGACAGATACGGTCGAAGCAGCGGAGACACCCGTGGCTGAGGAAGCAACCAAGCCCGCCTCCGCCGGTAGCAGCATTGAAGCCGCCATGGGTTTGAGTGCGGCGACTGATGGGCAGACAGCGATAGTTGAAGCCGAGGACAGCCCCGAAGCAGTAGACGATGTGAGCGAGGTGGTAGCCGACGCGACTGCAGACACTGCTCAGGCTCCCGCGCCCGCGGAGCCTGCGGCGGCCACGCTGCAGGTAGACGCCAAAGCAGCCAATGCTCCCGGTGAAGGACTCACCGAAGAGGGTCGCGCGGTCAACGATCCCAGGGTTTCACCCTCACCGGTTCAGGAGCTACATATTGAGACAGGACAAATCGTGCTCTTCTCCGAGACCGCCGCACCAGCGGTGGAAGCGCCCGATCGGCAAGTTCCCAGGGCCAGTAACGACCCGCGGGGACCGAAAGACGCCGTAAGCGCAGAAGCTTGAGGCAGACTGTCAGACAGCAACGCGCGGTTAAACGAGCAAGCGTGTAGTCGATGAAGAGTCGCCTCAGTTAAAGCCTGAAGCGCTCTTTTGGCGATAGGACACCGGGCTCTGGTGCTTTTTGTACCAGGACCGGTGTTTTTTTATGGGGCCTCGAAAACCACCCGCCCGTCTACAATAGTCATGACGACCTGCGTTTGATGAATGGCGTAGGGATCCAGGTCGAACAAATCCTTATCGATAACCACCATGTCCGCCTGTTTTCCCGGAGTGATCGAGCCGATCTGATCCTCAAGACCCAGCTGATAGGCTCCGTCCAGGGTATAGCCGCGTAGGGCCTGAGCCAGGGTGATTCTCTCTTCCACCGGGGGTTGAGGCGCATAGTCCTTGTCCCCGGTTGGCTGGCGCGTGAGTGCCATTTCGATATTGAACAATGGATTCATGCCATCGAGACCGATCCAACTGGCAGGAAAGTCACTACCCAGGGTGACCTTGCCCCCCCCTTTGGCTATGGAGTTCAGGGGGTACATATGCGTCATCCTCTCCTCTCCCAGATAAGCCAGGGCGATGTCGTCGTAGGCGTACCAGGTGGGGGTAGACTGCACGATGACATCCAGCTCACCGAAGCGAGGCACGTCGGCAGGATTCACCACCTGGGCATGGCAAATGGTGAAACGACTGGTGCTGTTCTCTTGTTCTGCGCGCGCATACTCCACCAGATCCAGAGCCATGCGAACGGCTCCATCGCCGATGGCATGAAGGTGTACATCAATGCCCTGCCCGGCTGCCCCGGCCACAACTTCTTTGGTTTTTTCCAGTGGTACGAGGGGCTCGGCACGGTGACCCGGGGGCGACTGGTAGGGCTCGATGGTGTAGGCGGTCTGTGCCTCCACCGTGCCATCAAGGCTCACTTTCAGTACCTCTACATCGAAAAACTCGTTTTCATACTCCCGGGATAAGCGTTCCAGGTCTTCGAGAGCCGTAATCAGTCCCCTCTCGCTGTTGACGTAATGAGAACCCACCACCCGAAGGGGCAACGCACCTCTGGCGGCACGCTCGCCCATGAACCGGAATAGTTCACCGTCTCCCTCGATCATGCCCGCATCAAAGGCGGCCGTGATGCCCATGGACGACATGCTGGCAAAAAAGGCATCCGCCGCCTCATCAAGAATGTCGCTATCGATAACGCCAAGGGCCTCGGCGACCCAGCCAAAGGCCTCACCTTCGATGAGCCAACCCGTGGGACTACCGTCGGGGTAGCGACGATAAAAATGAGCGCCCGGTTTGGGGTCCGGCGTGGCAGCCGTGAGACCCACGGTCTCCATGGCAAGGCTGTTGACCCATGCGGAGTGAAAGCCCTCGTCAAAGATTATTGCGGGACGGTCCGAAACCACGCTATCCAAGTCCTTCGCGGTAGGTCCTTCGGGACCGAATGCTGCGCCAAGAAAACCCGTGCCGATCAATGGGTTTTGTTCCGGATAGGCTTCGGCGTGGGCTGCGATTGTTGCCAGGGCTTCTGCACGACTCATGGCTGGTGAGAGGCTGGCGGCGAACAGATAGGGCAGCGTCGATCCCACATGCATATGACTGTCGATAAACCCGGGCAGGAGCAGCCTGCCTTCCAGATCGTGCCGCTGGGTATCCGCATCTATAAAAGCTTCGACGCCGGCATTGCTTCCCACGTACACGATGGTATCGCCCTTAACGGCCACCGCCTCCGCCCAGGGAGCGGCCTCATTGAGGGTGTACACCTTCCCGCCAGACAGCACCAGATCCGCGGCCTCCTGTGACCGTGCGCTGGAAACAACACCTGGACAAAACAGCAGAGAGACTAACAAGTAAGAGAATAAGGAAAATGGGGCTTTCACACTGTGACTCATACGCACTCCTGTGCCGTGAACGCCGCCCCGCTGATACCTGGGGCAGCTGACTCGATCTACACCAATCGGTACTATGGCTGCCGAAAGCTCCGCCCACAAGCCCACTACACCCAGTGCTGGTTTTAGGCACACTTCGCATCACGCCCGGCACATTAAGGAAGCCCCATGACACAGCAACAACCCCCGGAGGCTGTCTGGTTGAAGGCCAAGTTACGGGAAGGCTACGACCGCCTGCAGCGTGGCGATCAAAATGGTGCTGCGCAGTGCTGCCGCCAAATTCTTCAGCGCAAACCCGATCTTCCCGAGGGACATTTTCTTGTGGGCATGATTGCCCTCGAGACCAACGATATACGCACGGCCATTCAGGGCTTCGGCTCCGTCACCAAACTCCAGCCGGATCACGGTGCAGCCTGGGCCCAGCTTGCGCGTATTTTTATTCGCCGTGGGCAGGTCAACCGGGCGGAGGATGCTCTGGAAAAAGCGGTGGCACATGCTGACGATAATCCTGCGATTCAGGACACCATTGCCAGCGTGTATACGCTCCTTGGCAATGCTGCAGCGGCATCGCCATGGCAGGAAAAAGCGCTGCAGCATCAGCCCGCCAATATTGGCTTTGTGATTAACCGTGCAAACAATCTGATGTTTCTGGGTGATTTTTCCCGCGCCCGCGAGCTTCTGGAGAGCGCCATTGCCCGCCATCCCGGCCACGCGAACGCCCACTGGCTGCTGTCAGGGTTGGAAAAAGCCCGCAACCACAATCACATCACGGTGCTTCGGGAGATTCTGGACAGGGAGTCCCGGAACGACCGGGACACGGCATTTTTAAGCTACGCCCTGGGAAAAGAGTTGGAAGATCTGAAGGAGTGGCCCCAGGCCTTTGACGCCTTCGCTCGCGGCGCAGCGGCACGTCGACGAACCCTCAGCTATGACGAGCAAGGGGAAATCGACTTTTTTGAGATGCTCTCTGCCACTTACACCCGGGACTGGCTAAGCAGCCGTGCCCCGGGCAACGACAGTCACGCCCCGATCTTTATTGTCGGCCAGCCACGCACTGGCACTACACTGGTAGAGCGCATTATCAGCAGTCACAGCGCGGTGCATTCCGCAGGAGAACTGCGGCAGTTCGAAGGCGCCTGTCGGCGGCTCCTGGGAGCGCGGGGGGACGGAAGCCTCAAGGCCGTGTTCGCGGAGGCGGCAACCCTGGACCCCAAAAAACTGGGCAGTGCCTATATGAGGCTCACGCAGCCCATGCAGGGCGATGGCAGTCATTTCGTGGACAAGCTGCCTGCCAATTTTCGCTTTGTACCACTGATTCTGGCCGCCCTACCCAACGCAAAAATTATTCACGTACGGCGAAGCCCCATGGATGCCTGTTTTGCCAGCTTCAAACAGCTGTTCGCGGATGCCTACCCCCACTCCTATGAACAGGGAGAAATGGCCCGGCACCATGCCCGCTATTACCAGCTCATGAGCGACTGGCGGGAGCGCTTCGGACTGCGCTATCACGAAGTTGACTACGAGGCGGTAGCGGCAGACCCGGAGCCTCAGGCCCGGGCGCTCCTCAGCTTTATCCAGCTCCCCTGGGAAGATCAGTGTCTCGATTTTTATAATCAGCGTGGTGCCGTAACGACCGCCAGCGTCGTTCAGGTAAGAGAAGCTGCCCACACACGCAGCGTAGGTCGCTGGCGCCGCTATGAAAAGCAGCTTGCACCCATGCGCCAGACTCTCGAAGAGCTGAAGATACCCCTGGACCACCAGGCTCTGTCGCCATAGAAACAACACACGCTACCCACTTAGGGGTACCGCTAATCCTCATCTAATGCTTGTCTGGCCATACGTTGTTTCGTAGTCTTGGTTTATCGGGCACAGCACAACAAAGAAGTAGTACGACTGTTTCTCTGACAACGAGCGCGGGGACGACAGGCATAGCACACGCAGAGCGACAGCCTGCAGACAGAGCCCATCACTTTTCAGGTCGAGCATCCGGGGTCCCTATGAATACAGCGTCATCAGCTACGTCTACTAAACGGTCACCATCGGCGCAGCACTGCGCTGAGTCCAAGGGGCTTTCGACGCCATCAGCCTCCCGGCGACACCTCGCCCTTGCGGTCTCGGCAGCCCTTGCCGCCAGCACAGCTCAGGCGCAACAACTTGAAGAAGTGATCGTCACGGCGACCAAGCGCGCCGAATCGGTGATGGATGTGGGCCTCGCGGTGCAGGCTTTGTCCGGTGATTTTCTTCGCACGGTGAACACCGACGACGTCAAAGATCTTGTCACCTTCACTCCCGGGGTAACGGGAAACTCGAAGGATAGCTTCCTTGACACCATAGCCGTCAGGGGCATTACCACCAACGATTTTGGAAACGGCGCAGATCCTTCCCTGGGTGTCTACAAAAACGGCTTTTATCAGGGCCGTAACGGCGCCGCAGTCACCAGCGTATTTGATCTGGAGCGCTCAGAGATTCTCCGGGGCCCCCAGGGCTTTCTTTTTGGTCGCAACTCCATCGCCGGCGCCATGAATATCATCAGTCGCCGACCCGTGCAGGACGATGCTGATGCCTACATCGACGTTCGCGCCGGGGAGCGCGGTATTTTCCGCGTCGAAGGGGCTACAAACTTTGATGTCAGCGACGCCATCAGTGTTCGCGTCGCGGGCCTCCATTCGCGGGAAGACGGCTACGTTAATAACGAAATCACCGGCGAAGACTTCATTCAACACGAAAAAAGCGCCCTGCGTCTTACGGGCGTCTACGATGACGGCGGCGCACTCACCGCGACGCTGTTCCTGGAATACGAGGATCGCGATCAATCGGGCACCATTTACCGGGCCACGGGCCGGGGTGCCTCCTACGAGTTTCTCGAGGGCATCTATGGTGACATCGCCCTGCCCTCTGACCCCAGGGATGTGCGTATTGATGGCCCCCGAAACGGTCTCTTTGACGGTGGGGAGGTTTTTCAACTGGGCCTTGAGCTGAACTACGACCTGGGCTGGGCTACGCTTACGTCTCTCACAGGCTACAAAACCCATGAGTACGGCTATACAGAAGATTTTGACGCCACGAGCCTCACGATCTTCAACTACGAGCAGGATCAGGAGGGTGAGTACTTCGAGCAGGAGCTGCGCCTCACCTCTGACAACGAGGGTATGTTTAACTGGTACGCCGGTGTGTCCTACTATCGAGAAGACATCGACACGGAGTTTCTGGGCCAGCAGGACGAGGACGTGTACTGCAATGTTTACTGGGGCGATAACTGTCAGGGCGTCTTTGACTATTACAATGCCTATGGGCTCAGCGATTATCTCGAATACTACTTTGGCACCAGTACCTGGACGCCCAGCAGCAACAATGGCTTGATTGATGACTGGAATCGCACCGAAGGCGTATTTCAGGGCTGGGCCGCCTACGTGGACCTCCAGTTCCGATTCTCTGATCAGCTGGATGCGAGCCTGGGGGTTCGCTATAACGACGACGAGAAAGAATTCTCCCAGCGCGTTCTGAGCGAACGCAATGGCAGCTTGCTGGGCCAGGTCGTGCAGACCGGCTTCACTACGCCCGAAGGCGCTGTTTCCGACACCCTCAGCTGGAGCGAGCCCACCTGGCGCGGTGTCGTTAACTGGCGACCCGTAGATGACATGCTGGTGTACTTCAGCGTCACCACCGGCTACAAACAGGGGGGCTTTAACAGCTTCTCTGTGGCGGGCGTACCCTTTGGCGGGGAAGCCCTGCCCGGTGTTAATCTGCCAACGTCCTTCGACTCCGAGACGGTGACCTCCTACGAGATTGGCTACAAAGCCACGCAGTGGGATGGTCGCAGCCAACTCTCCGTAAATGCTTTCACCTACGCCTACGAAGGTCTGCAGACAACCTGCAGCGAGCCGGGCTCCCCGATTGTTGAAGTTTGTAATGCGGAGCTCGACGGCATTGGTGCGGAGGGTGTCTGGAACGTGGCACTCACCGATATCCTGAGTTTCGGTCTCGGCATTTCCTGGCTGGATACGGAGGGCTCCAATATTCAGTCTCAATGCACCGGCGGTCTGGCCCTGTTGGGCGACGATACGATTTGCGAAGGCTCGCCTGCTCCCGGGATTCCGGAATGGACGGCTTACGGCACGATCGACGCCGTACTGCCCTTTGGATCCGGCGAACTCTACGGCAACCTGTCTGCGAGCTGGGAAGATGACGCCGTCACCGACTGGGAACCGTTTATTCCCGCAACGGTTGCGGCAGGATTACAGGAAACAGGTAGCTACACCGAGGTTCAGGCATTGGGCGGTTACCGATCCGACGCCGGCTGGGCCCTTGCGCTCTACGTGGAAAACCTCCTCGATGATGAGTATTACGACGCGGAAGGCGGCATCAGTATTGGTGGGCAGCCCTATGTCCAGTCGAGCATCAGTCCCAGCCGGCCTCGCACCGTGGGCATGCGCTTTACCTGGAACCTCTAGGACAGCCTCTTGCCCTCGCGTCTGAACATCACCCGCAGGGACTTTCTCGGTGGCATAGCTCTCGGCACCACGGCGGGCGCGCTGACGCCACTGGAGCTGTTGGCTCAATCAGCGGCCGCTCCCTATCCCCCGGCGCTCACGGGCATGCGAGGCAGCCAGCCTGGTTCCTTTGACGTTGCCCACGCGATGGCCTGGGGCGGCAAGGAGTTTTCAGTGCCGAGGGAGCAAACTGACGATGACTACGACCTGGTGGTCGTCGGTGGCGGTATCTCCGGGCTTGCGGCGGCGTTTTACTGGCAACAGCAAAAGGGCACGGACAGCCGCATTCTGATACTGGATAACCACGATGATTTTGGCGGCCACGCACGGCGCAACGAATTCACCGTGGATGGTAAAAAACTCGTCGGCTACGGTGGCAGCCAGTCCATCGATACTCCTGGCAGCTACTCTCCGGCCGCGGCGCAACTGCTTCGTGATGTGGGCATCATTACCGATCGCTTCTACGACTACTACGACCAGGACTTTTTTGCCGGGGCAAAGCTGGGCCGGGGCAGCTATTTCCCTGAAGAGGTTTATGGGAAAGATCTCACGTTGCCGGGTGTGAAAAGCTGGCGCAGCAGCGACGACGCTGCACTCACAGAGAACGATATCAGGGATTACCCCATTCCCCTGGAGGCGCGCACCGCCCTGCTCTCCCTGATGAACAGCACCATTAACTATGCAGCGCACATCCCCCGGGAACAGCGGGCCGAGTGGCTACGCGGGCAGACCTACCGGGAATTTTTATTGGACGTGGTGGGCGTACCGGAGGATGTCTACTATCTCTTCCGCGACAGCGCCCGGGGTTGGTGGGGAGTTGGCTGGGATGCGCTTTCTACCCTCGCCGCAGCCAGCATGGGTATGCCCGGCACCGCCTATCTTGATCTTCCCGAGGGCAGCTCCGACGAACCTGTGCGGGATGAGCCTTATATTTTTCATTTTCCTGACGGCAATGCGGGGGTGGCCCGGGCCATTCTCCGCAAGCTCATTCCCGACGCCGTTCCCGGATCGACCATGGAAGATCTGGTGCTCGCAAAAACCGATTACGGCAAGCTCGATCGCAAAGAAAGCCCCTGCCGACTCCGGCTCAACAGCACCGCGGTCAATGTGCACCATACGCCCGACGGCTCTCATGTCGATGTCAGCTATGTACGCGACGGGAAAAGTCACCGGGTGCGCGCCAGGCATGCAGTGCTCGCCTGCTACAACGCCATCATTCCGCATATTGCGCCGGAGCTTCCCGATGATCAGCGGGATGCCATCAACTACGCCACCAAGGTGCCCCTCATCTACATCAGCGTTGCTGTCCGCAACTGGCGCCCCTTCGCTGAGCTCGGCATGCACAGCATCAGCGTGATGCAATCGGACTTTATGCATTCTTTTGGCATGGACTTCCCCGTGTCGATGGGCGGCGTCAAGTACCCCGAAAACCCGGATGAGGCTGCGATACTGCATGGCAGCGTGGTGCCCTGCGCACCGGATCAGGGACTGACCGCCAAAGAGCAGCATGTCATTGGTCGCCAGGCGATGTATCAGATGAGCTACAACGACATGGAAAGCCGTATCCTGCGACAGTTGAGCGGCGGGCTCAGGGGCACCAGCTTTGATCCCGAGCGGGATATCGCTGCTATCACGGTGAACCGCTGGCCCCACGGTTACGCCTATGAATACAACGATTACTCGGACCCACCGGAGTACGGGCCCGGCTACGGACCTCATCTTCTCGGCGCCCGGCAAATGGGACGTATCTCCGTTGCCAACTCCGACGCTTCTGCCTACGCCTTCGTCGACGGCGCCATTGATGCGGCCTATCGCGCTACCCGCGAACAGCTAAGCTGAGGATATGGTTTCCAGCGACCCGGGCATACTGAGCTTACTACCCACCATCCTGGTTTTCTCCCTCGCTGTCTGGACCCGCCGCCCCATAGAGTCCCTCCTCTGCGGATCCCTCCTCGGACTCGTAATGCTTTTCGGCAGCGGATTTGTCACGGGTATGGCGGAAGCCTCAATCGTTGTACTCACAGATCCCGACGTAGCGTGGGTAATCCTTGTCTGTGGTCTCATGGGCGGATTAATTGCGCTACTCATGCGCAGCGGCGCCAGCGGCGCTTTCACCGCGTTTATCAGTACGCGCGTCAAAGACGAGAAGCGTGCGCTGTTCGCAACCTGGCTCCTGGGTATCGCCATGTTTGTCGACGATTATTTGAACTCTCTGGCCGTGGGCGCAGCTATGCGCGACGTCACCGATAAGTTCAAAATATCCCGGGAAAAGCTCGCCTACGTGGTCGACTCCACGGCTGCTCCCATCAGCGTCATCATTCCCTATTCGACCTGGGGCGCCTTTTTTGCGGGCTTGCTCGTGGCGAATGGCCTCGCCGAAGACGGTGAAGGGCTCGACGTGTACATCAGTGCAATTCCCTATATGTTCTATGCCTGGGCAGCGGTCCTGGTAGTGCCATTGGTAATCGGCGGCTGGATACCCTCTCTGGGCAGCATGCGCGCCGCTGACGAAAGGGCACGGTCGACGGGAGTGACCGTTCCACCGGAAGCCCAGCACATCGAAAACGCCAACCGCGCCATTGCACCCAAGGCCGGTGTGAGGCCTCGCCTGTGGCTCTTTCTTGTGCCCATGATCTGTCTCGTCGGCGCAACGATCGCGGCGGACAATGACTTCCTTGTCGGCATCTACATTACCCTTGGAGCCACTCTTGTCGTGGTGCTAGGCATGCGAATTCTCGATCTTCACGATGCCTTTGACACGGTGCTGGACGGCTTCAAAACCATGATTGAACCGCTGGCTGTATTGGTCGCTGCCTTTATCCTCAAGGAAGTGAATGATGATCTGGGTATGGCTACCTATGTGGTTGCTTCCCTGGAACCCTTACTCACTGCTCAGATTTTGCCCTTCGCGGTTTTTCTATCCATGGGCCTGGTATCTTTTCTGACGGGATCGAACTGGGGGGTGTTTGTCATCATCCTTCCTATTGTGGTGGCCCTGGGTAACAGCGTGGACGCCGACATGACGCTCCTTATCGGAGCCACCCTGTCTGCCAGCACCTTTGGCAGTCACGCCTGCTTTTACTCCGATGCCACGGTACTCACGGCCCAGGCAACGGGCTGCACGCCCATGCAACACGCCCTCACACAGCTGCCTTTTGCGCTAATCGCAGCGGCAATCGCCGCCGTAGGCTACCTGGCGGTAGGATATGCAATCTGAGCTATTCTTCCGTTCCGACAGTGCCAAAGACATTGAGAACAACAACCTGAACACGCCAAGGAAAGGAGCATTAACGTGAATCGAATACCCCTGAAAAAAACCGTCCTTGCGGCAACGTTGGGAAGTGCCATGTTTGCGGCAGCCCTCCCAGTGCTGGCCGATACGGCCATTCATCCCGCCGAAATGAGTCGTGAGGATATTGCGGGGGCGATTTTCGATCGTCCCGATACGCTCATTAAGGGCGAGGGAGCCGATACCGTGAAGGACGTAACCTCCCTGCTGTCCTCGGATGGTCGCTTCGCGAGCGGCATGTATATGGCAGGAAAGTCACGGTGGGTTATCGACGAACCCTATGGTGTTGATGAGTTTATGTATTTTTTGGAAGGTGGCGTCACCCTCACGTCCAGTGATGGGAGCATCACGGAAATCGCTGCAGGCGAAGCCGTCACAATTCCCAAGGAGTGGACGGGTATCTGGGAGACCGACGGCTACAAAAAGATCTGGGTTATTTATTCCGAGGACGGCTCGGGGCTGGAATAACGCCTGAGCACGCAGATTAATATTTGGGGCATTATGATTTCGGGCCGCGCAGAACTCAGGCTCGATGCCGTCTAAAGCGGAGTGTGTGGCAAAGACAAAGACTACCGTTGCCACACCGAAATCAGTAGGTATAATCTGCGCCTCTCGTGATACGAGATTCCGGTGGGCTGGCTGAGTGGTCGAAAGCGGCGGTCTTGAAAACCGTTGAAGGTTTATCCCTTCCTAAGGTTCGAATCCTTAGCCCACCGCCAAATGCTCAACAAAATAAACGCCTTCGGGCGTTTTTTTTTGGCCTGTCCGTTACGCGCCCTGTTATGAAACGAATCTCCACGCCCAGCTTATTGAGTGCCAATCCAGTTTCAACAGCATCAGCCCCGAGTGTCACTGAGCGCGAGTTCTTCGCCTTCGATTCCGCGCTCGCGCTCAACGTGCTTTTCTTGGCGCTGAGCGCGGTTTTTCTACTGTGGCGCAGGAGAGTCAGTAGCCTGCCGGGTGGGGAACGCAAGGGAGGCGACAAAATTCTTTTGTAATGGCTTGCGTTTCTTTCTTGTGGCCTGACATTGGCGCTGTGAAGCCCTCAGCGGGCATGGTCTGGATTTCCAGACCTCGCGCAACGTCCATATCGGAAGCTGGAGGCTCCAGGGAAAACTGTCCGACCCTCTCGACCCTCTTGACTCTCTCGCCCCTCTCACGGGATTCTTGCTCGATTAAAGGCTGTGATTTTGAAAATCAGGGCAAGCTCAGACAATTAGCGCTCCCTCGCTCGCAATTGCACAGCTTTCTTATACCTGTACAGCGCGCTATCGGCGCGGAGCAAGGCCTGGTCAACGGTTTCGCCCGCAGCTAGACAGGTGAGGCCAACGCTGGCAGACACTGACTGCTCTGTCTCTGCGGGGAGTATGGATAGCATCAAACTCTTAAAATCCTCCTCGATTTTCTCGCTCAGACTGCTGAGTAATGCTCGGGAGCCGACAGCGAAGAACGCAAACTCATCGCCACCCAGGCGGCCAACCATTCCAATACCGTCTACGGTATTCCGAAGATGAGCAGCGACCGCGACGAGCACGCGGTCCCCCATTAGATGACCGTAGGTGTCATTAATCTCTTTGAACCTATCCAAATCCACCATGCCCAGGAGAAACAACTGGTCTTCGTTAAGATCCCGAAACGCGGCCTCCACCGCCCGGAAAAAACCTCGACGGTTCGCCACCCGGGTCAGGTCATCTTGCGTAGACAGCGCCAACACTTGCCTATGGGCCTCTTCAAGGCTCCGCAACACTCGCGCCAATACCAATGTCGATAGCGGAGCCACGACCAGAGGCACCAGGGTCGCGGCGAACAAGTAGTAATAGATAACGCCTGATTCCCGCTCCTGAGGCGATTGGTTGGGCAGCGCCA from Congregibacter litoralis KT71 includes these protein-coding regions:
- a CDS encoding tetratricopeptide repeat-containing sulfotransferase family protein produces the protein MTQQQPPEAVWLKAKLREGYDRLQRGDQNGAAQCCRQILQRKPDLPEGHFLVGMIALETNDIRTAIQGFGSVTKLQPDHGAAWAQLARIFIRRGQVNRAEDALEKAVAHADDNPAIQDTIASVYTLLGNAAAASPWQEKALQHQPANIGFVINRANNLMFLGDFSRARELLESAIARHPGHANAHWLLSGLEKARNHNHITVLREILDRESRNDRDTAFLSYALGKELEDLKEWPQAFDAFARGAAARRRTLSYDEQGEIDFFEMLSATYTRDWLSSRAPGNDSHAPIFIVGQPRTGTTLVERIISSHSAVHSAGELRQFEGACRRLLGARGDGSLKAVFAEAATLDPKKLGSAYMRLTQPMQGDGSHFVDKLPANFRFVPLILAALPNAKIIHVRRSPMDACFASFKQLFADAYPHSYEQGEMARHHARYYQLMSDWRERFGLRYHEVDYEAVAADPEPQARALLSFIQLPWEDQCLDFYNQRGAVTTASVVQVREAAHTRSVGRWRRYEKQLAPMRQTLEELKIPLDHQALSP
- a CDS encoding TonB-dependent receptor, which encodes MNTASSATSTKRSPSAQHCAESKGLSTPSASRRHLALAVSAALAASTAQAQQLEEVIVTATKRAESVMDVGLAVQALSGDFLRTVNTDDVKDLVTFTPGVTGNSKDSFLDTIAVRGITTNDFGNGADPSLGVYKNGFYQGRNGAAVTSVFDLERSEILRGPQGFLFGRNSIAGAMNIISRRPVQDDADAYIDVRAGERGIFRVEGATNFDVSDAISVRVAGLHSREDGYVNNEITGEDFIQHEKSALRLTGVYDDGGALTATLFLEYEDRDQSGTIYRATGRGASYEFLEGIYGDIALPSDPRDVRIDGPRNGLFDGGEVFQLGLELNYDLGWATLTSLTGYKTHEYGYTEDFDATSLTIFNYEQDQEGEYFEQELRLTSDNEGMFNWYAGVSYYREDIDTEFLGQQDEDVYCNVYWGDNCQGVFDYYNAYGLSDYLEYYFGTSTWTPSSNNGLIDDWNRTEGVFQGWAAYVDLQFRFSDQLDASLGVRYNDDEKEFSQRVLSERNGSLLGQVVQTGFTTPEGAVSDTLSWSEPTWRGVVNWRPVDDMLVYFSVTTGYKQGGFNSFSVAGVPFGGEALPGVNLPTSFDSETVTSYEIGYKATQWDGRSQLSVNAFTYAYEGLQTTCSEPGSPIVEVCNAELDGIGAEGVWNVALTDILSFGLGISWLDTEGSNIQSQCTGGLALLGDDTICEGSPAPGIPEWTAYGTIDAVLPFGSGELYGNLSASWEDDAVTDWEPFIPATVAAGLQETGSYTEVQALGGYRSDAGWALALYVENLLDDEYYDAEGGISIGGQPYVQSSISPSRPRTVGMRFTWNL
- a CDS encoding amidohydrolase, coding for MSHSVKAPFSLFSYLLVSLLFCPGVVSSARSQEAADLVLSGGKVYTLNEAAPWAEAVAVKGDTIVYVGSNAGVEAFIDADTQRHDLEGRLLLPGFIDSHMHVGSTLPYLFAASLSPAMSRAEALATIAAHAEAYPEQNPLIGTGFLGAAFGPEGPTAKDLDSVVSDRPAIIFDEGFHSAWVNSLAMETVGLTAATPDPKPGAHFYRRYPDGSPTGWLIEGEAFGWVAEALGVIDSDILDEAADAFFASMSSMGITAAFDAGMIEGDGELFRFMGERAARGALPLRVVGSHYVNSERGLITALEDLERLSREYENEFFDVEVLKVSLDGTVEAQTAYTIEPYQSPPGHRAEPLVPLEKTKEVVAGAAGQGIDVHLHAIGDGAVRMALDLVEYARAEQENSTSRFTICHAQVVNPADVPRFGELDVIVQSTPTWYAYDDIALAYLGEERMTHMYPLNSIAKGGGKVTLGSDFPASWIGLDGMNPLFNIEMALTRQPTGDKDYAPQPPVEERITLAQALRGYTLDGAYQLGLEDQIGSITPGKQADMVVIDKDLFDLDPYAIHQTQVVMTIVDGRVVFEAP
- a CDS encoding cupin domain-containing protein, which codes for MNRIPLKKTVLAATLGSAMFAAALPVLADTAIHPAEMSREDIAGAIFDRPDTLIKGEGADTVKDVTSLLSSDGRFASGMYMAGKSRWVIDEPYGVDEFMYFLEGGVTLTSSDGSITEIAAGEAVTIPKEWTGIWETDGYKKIWVIYSEDGSGLE
- a CDS encoding Na+/H+ antiporter NhaC family protein, producing the protein MVSSDPGILSLLPTILVFSLAVWTRRPIESLLCGSLLGLVMLFGSGFVTGMAEASIVVLTDPDVAWVILVCGLMGGLIALLMRSGASGAFTAFISTRVKDEKRALFATWLLGIAMFVDDYLNSLAVGAAMRDVTDKFKISREKLAYVVDSTAAPISVIIPYSTWGAFFAGLLVANGLAEDGEGLDVYISAIPYMFYAWAAVLVVPLVIGGWIPSLGSMRAADERARSTGVTVPPEAQHIENANRAIAPKAGVRPRLWLFLVPMICLVGATIAADNDFLVGIYITLGATLVVVLGMRILDLHDAFDTVLDGFKTMIEPLAVLVAAFILKEVNDDLGMATYVVASLEPLLTAQILPFAVFLSMGLVSFLTGSNWGVFVIILPIVVALGNSVDADMTLLIGATLSASTFGSHACFYSDATVLTAQATGCTPMQHALTQLPFALIAAAIAAVGYLAVGYAI
- a CDS encoding NAD(P)/FAD-dependent oxidoreductase; this translates as MPSRLNITRRDFLGGIALGTTAGALTPLELLAQSAAAPYPPALTGMRGSQPGSFDVAHAMAWGGKEFSVPREQTDDDYDLVVVGGGISGLAAAFYWQQQKGTDSRILILDNHDDFGGHARRNEFTVDGKKLVGYGGSQSIDTPGSYSPAAAQLLRDVGIITDRFYDYYDQDFFAGAKLGRGSYFPEEVYGKDLTLPGVKSWRSSDDAALTENDIRDYPIPLEARTALLSLMNSTINYAAHIPREQRAEWLRGQTYREFLLDVVGVPEDVYYLFRDSARGWWGVGWDALSTLAAASMGMPGTAYLDLPEGSSDEPVRDEPYIFHFPDGNAGVARAILRKLIPDAVPGSTMEDLVLAKTDYGKLDRKESPCRLRLNSTAVNVHHTPDGSHVDVSYVRDGKSHRVRARHAVLACYNAIIPHIAPELPDDQRDAINYATKVPLIYISVAVRNWRPFAELGMHSISVMQSDFMHSFGMDFPVSMGGVKYPENPDEAAILHGSVVPCAPDQGLTAKEQHVIGRQAMYQMSYNDMESRILRQLSGGLRGTSFDPERDIAAITVNRWPHGYAYEYNDYSDPPEYGPGYGPHLLGARQMGRISVANSDASAYAFVDGAIDAAYRATREQLS